In Rissa tridactyla isolate bRisTri1 chromosome 2, bRisTri1.patW.cur.20221130, whole genome shotgun sequence, a single window of DNA contains:
- the LSM5 gene encoding U6 snRNA-associated Sm-like protein LSm5 → MAANATTNPSQLLPLELVDKCIGSRIHIVMKSDKEIVGTLLGFDDFVNMVLEDVTEFEITPEGRRITKLDQILLNGNNITMLVPGGEGPEV, encoded by the exons ATGGCGGCTAACGCGACCACCAACCCCTCTCAGCTACTGCCGCTCG aACTTGTGGACAAATGCATAGGTTCGCGCATTCATATTGTGATGAAGAGCGATAAAGAAATTGTTGGAACGCTTCTAGGGTTTGATGACTTTGTCA ATATGGTATTAGAAGATGTTACAGAATT TGAGATTACACCTGAGGGCAGAAGAATCACAAAGCTAGACCAGATTTTGCTAAACGGAAATAACATAACAATG CTGGTTCCTGGAGGAGAAGGACCGGAAGTATAA